A stretch of Rhododendron vialii isolate Sample 1 chromosome 4a, ASM3025357v1 DNA encodes these proteins:
- the LOC131323132 gene encoding WAT1-related protein At5g07050-like: MEGKMGCFGDFIQRAKPYIAMISLQFGYAGMNIITKVSLNRGMSHYVLVVYRHAFATAVIAPFAIILERKVRPKITFPMFMQIFVLGLLGPVIDQNFYYAGLKFTSPTFSCAMSNMLPAMTFIMAVLCRMEKVDIKKVRCQAKVVGTIVTVCGAMLMTLYKGRVINFVWSQYIHPPHSSSPPLSAAAADKDWVKGSILLIIATFAWASFFILQAITMRKYTAHLSLTSLVCFMGTLQSIAVTFVMEHRPSVWSIGWDMNLLAAAYAGIVSSSIAYYVQGLVMQKRGPVFVTAFSPLMMIIVAIMGSFILAEKIYVGGVLGAVLIVAGLYSVLWGKYKEYKEKEAEAIPEPVKHNGGNNQMIMIIDDLEANDVEMQKSQVNRNFVPAIAISAPIPQPPMLAVAAPKP, translated from the exons atggaggGAAAAATGGGGTGTTTCGGGGACTTTATTCAGAGGGCAAAGCCATACATAGCCATGATATCCTTGCAATTTGGGTATGCGGGAATGAACATCATAACCAAAGTTTCACTCAACAGAGGAATGAGTCACTACGTTCTTGTTGTCTATAGACATGCCTTTGCCACTGCCGTTATTGCTCCTTTTGCCATTATCCTTGAAAG GAAAGTGAGGCCAAAGATCACATTTCCCATGTTCATGCAAATATTTGTGCTGGGCCTTCTTGG ACCTGTAATAGATCAGAATTTCTATTACGCGGGGCTGAAATTCACCTCACCCACCTTCTCATGTGCCATGAGTAACATGCTTCCGGCAATGACATTCATCATGGCCGTCCTTTGCCG gatgGAGAAGGTGGACATAAAGAAGGTGAGATGCCAAGCAAAGGTGGTGGGAACAATAGTGACAGTGTGTGGGGCCATGTTGATGACACTGTACAAAGGACGCGTCATCAACTTTGTGTGGTCCCAGTACATCCATCCTCCTCACTCatcctctcctcctctctcagCTGCGGCTGCTGACAAGGACTGGGTTAAGGGCTCCATTCTCCTTATAATTGCCACTTTTGCATGGGCCTCTTTCTTCATTCTTCAG GCAATTACAATGAGGAAGTACACAGCACATTTGTCGCTCACATCCCTCGTGTGCTTTATGGGTACTTTGCAATCTATTGCTGTCACCTTTGTAATGGAGCACAGACCCTCTGTTTGGTCTATCGGGTGGGACATGAACCTCCTAGCTGCTGCCTATGCT GGTATAGTATCATCAAGCATTGCATACTATGTGCAAGGTTTGGTCATGCAAAAAAGAGGGCCTGTGTTTGTGACTGCTTTCAGTCCATTGATGATGATTATTGTTGCAATCATGGGATCCTTCATCCTCGCTGAGAAGATCTATGTTGGAGG TGTTCTTGGAGCTGTGTTAATCGTGGCCGGACTTTACTCGGTTCTGTGGGGCAAATACAAGGAGTACAAGGAGAAGGAAGCCGAGGCAATCCCGGAACCAGTAAAGCACAACGGAGGAAACAACCAGATGATTATGATAATCGATGACCTTGAAGCAAACGATGTCGAGATGCAGAAATCACAAGTGAACAGGAATTTTGTACCAGCTATCGCGATTAGCGCCCCGATTCCACAACCCCCCATGTTGGCTGTGGCAGCACCAAAACCCTAA